Within the Miscanthus floridulus cultivar M001 chromosome 2, ASM1932011v1, whole genome shotgun sequence genome, the region GCATTGAACATGTTTCTGACACCACATCACATTCACTAAAGGAAGCATTGGATACTATGCTTAGGAGGTATGGTCTATCTATTTCCAAGATTAGAGGACAAGGATATGATGGAGCTTCAAACATGAGAGGACAGTTTCATGGATTACAAAGGCTGGTATTGAATGAAAACCCATTTGCCTTTTACATCCACTGTTTTGCTCATCAATTGCAACTTGTGGTAGTTTCTGTAGCCAAGTGTTGTACTTCAACATTTGATTTCTTCAATTATGTCACTTCAATTGTCAATACTGTTAGTGTTTCTTGCAAAAGAAAAGATCAACTCCTCCAAAATCACCATGACCATCTTGTTCAGCAATTAGATAGTGGTGATATTTTTCCTGGGAGAGAGAAAAACCAAGAAACTAGTCTTGCTAGGCCTGGTGATACACGGTGGGGAACACATCACAAAACATTGGCACGTCTTATGCTCATGTGGGGTTCTGTACTTGAGGTGTTAGAGAATGTTAGTGAAGATGGAACTGATGGGGAAAAGAAAACTATTGCATCTGGATTAATAACAAAAATGGAGTCATTTGAATTTGTGTTCATATTACATCTTATGATTAGAGTATTGGGGTTGACTCAAGAAATATCACAATGTTTGCAAAGGAAAAATTAGAACATTGTTCGTGCAATAGGATTGATTGGTTTTGTGATGAGAAATATGAATGCCACGAGGGAAAATGGTTGGGATGATCTTTTTGAAGAGGTCAAAAGCTTTTGTGTCCAAAAGAAGATAGACATTCCTAATATGGAAGATATGATACCAGTTAGAGGTCGTTCCAAATTCCGTGGTGCCAAATTAGTGACACACTACCATCATTTTCATCATGGAATTTTCATTGCTGTGATTGATCAGATTCTTTGTGAGTTAAACAATCGGTTTCCAGAAAGATCAACTCAACTCTTGAGATGTGTTGCTTGTCTTGATCCGAATGGTTCTTTTGCTAACTTTGAGATAGAGCAATTAGTTGAGCTTGCTAAGATCTATAAAGATGACTTCAGTGAttatgattgtgaaaagctaaggGGTGACCTCCTGGTATTTATTGATGATGTCAAACATGATAGAGATTTTGGCACATGTACTGATCTTGGTAACCTTGCTGAGAAGATGGTTCAAAGTGATAGACATACACATTTCCCTTTGGTGTATCGTCTCATTGAACTTGCATTGATTTTGCCGGTGGCAACAGCAACAGTTGAAAGAGCATTCTCCGCTATGAATATTATCAAGACCGAACGGAGGAATAAAATGAATGATGAATGGATGAATAATAGCATGATATGCTATATCGAGCGGGATTTGTTTGCATCAGTTGAAGATGATAAAATTTTGAAGCGCTTTCAAGGTTTCAAAAACCGAAAGATAAATTTGCCACGCGAGCGCCCGAGGTGCGTATTGTTTTAGTAAATTTCATTTTATAATGCTATCTTGATATATGAAGAAGTATGACATTTTAAAAATTATGTAGCATTGAGCGTGGTGGTTCAAGTGGTGTGAATTCGTGAAGACGGAAGACATCAggcatggatttttttttattatggAAGGCTCTTTGTATTTGGTACTTTTCTATTCTCGTCATGGTTCTATGTATCTTTGAGCACTTTGAATTGATATCAATATTTGCTATATCTATTAGTCTACTGTGTACAGTGAGCAAAAAAAAATTTTGCCCTCTATTatttagcccccccccccccccccccccccccccccccctcggtccatttctggatccgccactgggAGTAGTCCTATGCGGAGACAAGTCGGCGCAGATCAAATTGTCACGGCCGCACAGCTTCGTATCCTTGTTGTGAGAAGGAGATGGGAATTCAGTAggagcctctggctcctcctgttTCATCAAAAAAAAAAGGAGATGGGAAGATGGGAGGACCAGGACTGTGTGGATTTGATTACAGGGGCTGTAGGACAGATTTCGACGGATTCGTACTTTCGTAGGACATGGCGGTGCCATCCATTCAACCCGGAGGGCACAGTGCTCCCGATGGGTTGCTGATCCATTCCGATCCATGATCCTTTCGTTCCAatccatcatccatggcatataTCCATCACAACGTCCTCTTTGTTTACCTAGAGGCTAGTAGTAGTAGCAGAGGATCCATGGCATTATATGATAGGGTGGTACGAGCAGGAGCAGCATGCATGTGTGCTGTGCCGCGCTGTGAGATGTTGCGGCACATCCATCAAATCCAACAGCATGGATCGATGGGAGAGGCCGAGGCCATCTTTTTGACCCGATGGAGATCGCGGAGGACGGCGACCGCAGGGGCTTGTCGTCCGTAGTCGGGTTCGGGTCGGCCCGGGGACGGGGACCCGTCTCTCGCCTCTCGCCTCTGCTGCCTGCCGGCACACGCGCGGCGGCAGATGCTGACTGTCCTGTCCAGCTCTCCGAGAGAGAGACGAGAGAGGAGAGGACGGGGTGAGTGAGCAGGCGGAGCACAGCCACGCCCACTCTGAAGAGCAGAGACAGTCATGTCCGACGTGTGGCTCACACTATAGCTAGTCCTTGTGCCTCCCAACTGATTGtgaactattttttttttcattttcaccgAACAGATTAATGTGAATTTTTATTTAGGGCCCCGGAATGTGACAAAAGGATATATGTGGGATTTACAAAATGAAATCACCTCATTGAAAAATTCACCAAAAGTACCCGTCCTAAAGGCTGTAGAAATTTCACAAGAACATTCACCAAGTACCAGTCCCAGAGGCTCCTTTAGAACGTGGGAATTTTACCTGAACAATATAGAAATTTCACATATATTAGTTTATTTTCATAGGAAAAACGTAAGAGGAAAGTTTCCCATGATCAAAGGGAGCCTAAGAGACAATTTTCTGTGTGCCACGGGAGAAATGGTCGATCCGTCTATACCATCGAAAAGTGCAGCGACCCCTCCAAAGTGCAGGCCATTGCCTTCAAATGTTCGGATTAACGACTGACGGACCAGGGTCCTAAGGGTTCCCCGTGGGGTACTACTTGGATAGGCCCGGGGATGGCCCACAATATGTTGAAGGACGTTAGGCAAGGTGACGTGGATTTCAAGCTATTCAGATCGACTTACAGCCTGTTCGGTAGGGCTGAATTGGCTGGCTAGTgctgtgtcgggtaccataaagaGGGGTCCCTTAAGAAACAaccgaaaagaaaaaaaatcgcttagaccccgtcaaaatcaaagccaagagacaactattggataacccccggccttgtccgaggccaccgactctccgcctcgatcgaggcctcgcacgaaaggcctcggacgtcccaccaaatctccgcctcgcttgaggcctcacacgagaggcctcggacggtctaccgattttccgcctcgctcgaggcctcgcgcgaaaggcctcggacagggaaccgattctccgtctcgctcgaggccccgcacacaCAGCCTCGGACGAAATGCCGATTCtacgtctcgctcgaggccggctcggcaataaccccgtcgcctctgcctcgatCGATCTCCCCGATAGAGCGTCAtgtccaattaatgcgaccaaccactcccgcgacatcagccggacgacggctcgacacagcagagcggccgacgagacgggaagtcgcatcaacgccataccatccaggacaggacggggcaggggttaccgaccaCTATGcttggtgctgtgcccacgaccggcgcccgcactacactgtgctacctaacccctgctccaggaacaacgcggcgtggggagtcaagtccgggtcactatagcctTGAAATCAgtatacaggaccaactgctccctccaagcctcggtgatctacttcagggtctcggcaacctcaggattcacgcccgtcgagccccccacgatggctcggcctcggcaccaactgagcctcggctctttacacgGTCAACACGCAGCGACCGGCACATCGCCCGCCATGctctgcgtcaagctatcactggagctcccacgtcgtacAGGATCAGGTGGACAAAGACCGCTCTGTCGACCATGCCATcatagtgacaagctacagggctcggaaacaccacctccgctcttaggACGCCGCGTAGTGaacgcatgtatcacccctgtccctccttcaactataaaaggaagggACCAGGTCCGTTTCTAAAAAACGGGCTCACGCTCtcacgagatagacgaacacacgctcgaCACCCTGTAATgcgcacgcttccccgctgcctgagatcaacatctcaagcaatccacgccgctccacgcagagacctgggactagctccctctctcgccctgcttgtaaccccctactacgagcattttggtgcaaggaatacaagatcgatctctcagattggacgtagggcacctattgcccgaaccagtataaaccttgtgtttctttgcatcaccatccgggattaggggcacgcagtacattttcactagttggttgagggctcgccggtccaaaacaccgatagttggcacgccaggtaggggcactctgcgtgtcagcttcgtcgtcccgacaagttctggatggcagaccccgtgcgaccactgtgtCTCCGCACGAtaatctggtttgggagcctagagttcatgtctctaggacatgagtacgatatggtacttctcTCACCCAGAGTCCCACTGACCGTCGACGACGTCACgccccagcagcctaggcgcaggcggcgcccaggcCGCCGCTCTCATCACGATCGCCAGGCACGGCATGGGCGGGACCACCCCGGCACCAtgcaagctcagggcgacgcgCCGTGCTCCACCGGTATCCtacgcccagctgttggcacaaggtccctggttgggggcctgtctagcctgagcctggacaagggaaagacgccggtggcgtgcAGCGATGCCCCGTCgtcaagctctgccccaccacctcctgaggagtcgacttcagcggagcaaagcctggcgatggcaccatccccgtaccccttcgggttgagaaatgctgccgccacctatgcttccgctcacatggagccctcaggacgcaaccaacgcttcgccctcgacctcgACGCCACAACTTCGACTCACACCCgcgccgactcctcggacgaggacgaggcgtgggccggagcagaCTTTTCTGGGCtttgcgaccctgaagccatgcgccgtttcttggccgcaagcgactactgcttcagcTACTCTGActtcgacgacgaaggcacttacgaccccactcacaAATGCTTCCACATCGAGCTCGGGATGTCAAGAGCgggcgatgaggatgaggggATAGGTAACCATTCCCCGCTTCGCCAGGGGGCAGGCGGCGCCACACCTCCATGCACTGTCccaccggcagcacggaacgagaaccttgcccctgGACAACTTCAACGaccggacctggagcagctccatgagcttcaggccaaggttgaacaagaccgactccttctgcagcagctccgagacactctcgagcaggagccgcgaggtcgcggtgatggcggaggagctcggcggagggcccgcgacgtccaccaccgcatcaacgatgacgaagggggtgagcaaaccccaatcttcaatcacgctagccagaatgtcgtggcagcggcgatgctagtccgaacgatgcccgagccctctaccacggaggggcgatgggtccgcgGTGAGCTCCGGGACCTCCTTGAGACTGCCGCGGTGCAACAGGTCGAAAGTTCCGCCTCTCAACGGCACGGAGGCACCT harbors:
- the LOC136536455 gene encoding LOW QUALITY PROTEIN: uncharacterized protein (The sequence of the model RefSeq protein was modified relative to this genomic sequence to represent the inferred CDS: inserted 1 base in 1 codon; substituted 1 base at 1 genomic stop codon) — encoded protein: MVKVKQEDFVHLTSKIRDKVLNMCGLXQAQQKRRXYKARLTIMLGIARFLLLQALAFRGHDESKTSKNKGNFREMLEWYRKKHPKAALVTGENAPGNNQMSCPIVQKDLVRACAEETSELIKNEIGDRCFAVLVDEARDASIKEQMAVVVRFVNDKGNVIERFLGIEHVSDTTSHSLKEALDTMLRRYGLSISKIRGQGYDGASNMRGQFHGLQRLVLNENPFAFYIHCFAHQLQLVVVSVAKCCTSTFDFFNYVTSIVNTVSVSCKRKDQLLQNHHDHLVQQLDSGDIFPGREKNQETSLARPGDTRWGTHHKTLARLMLMWGSVLEVLENILCELNNRFPERSTQLLRCVACLDPNGSFANFEIEQLVELAKIYKDDFSDYDCEKLRGDLLVFIDDVKHDRDFGTCTDLGNLAEKMVQSDRHTHFPLVYRLIELALILPVATATVERAFSAMNIIKTERRNKMNDEWMNNSMICYIERDLFASVEDDKILKRFQGFKNRKINLPRERPRCVLF